Proteins from a genomic interval of Hallerella porci:
- a CDS encoding GIY-YIG nuclease family protein has product MEQKEKTGFIYVLTNESFHKANWIKIGYAEDVDKRVKDLSGNLFLFLIRCIAPTRFQE; this is encoded by the coding sequence ATGGAACAGAAAGAAAAAACGGGCTTTATTTATGTCCTTACCAATGAAAGTTTCCACAAGGCAAACTGGATAAAGATTGGATACGCTGAGGATGTCGACAAACGAGTCAAAGACCTTTCCGGCAATCTGTTCCTCTTCCTTATAAGGTGTATTGCACCTACGAGATTCCAAGAATAA